In Schistocerca piceifrons isolate TAMUIC-IGC-003096 chromosome 9, iqSchPice1.1, whole genome shotgun sequence, the following proteins share a genomic window:
- the LOC124716972 gene encoding ankyrin repeat domain-containing protein 65-like yields the protein MGMSLHNAAESGDVRELQHLLDSGVDVYHEDQQRQTALHKAAERGHEEAVVLLLRAGADPSLCNKWGRTPLHLAAREGHRRALRLLIRAGAAVNAVDSWQRCPLHLAAMNGHDKCVRRLLKAGADAEVADNWGRTALHMAAKDGREPTVWWLLHCGADSGAADNWGRTALHLAAKQGHEQTVRCLLYMRAYHSPCDSWLRTPLHLAAKNGHVECGKCLLSARADLGAVDSWLRTPLHLAAKKGSGQSIPWLVRSGANVNARDSWQRTPLHLAVIFGKDMTVLNLLCMGADATLWDRWQSTPLDLATANRDEVLIRMLMYAQGYAGIYAMDHN from the coding sequence ATGGGTATGAGTCTCCACAATGCAGCAGAGTCTGGGGATGTGAGAGAACTGCAGCACCTGCTGGATTCGGGGGTTGATGTGTACCACGAAGACCAGCAGAGGCAGACAGCACTCCACAAGGCTGCGGAGAGAGGCCACGAGGAGGCCGTCGTGTTGTTACTGAGAGCTGGCGCAGATCCCAGTCTCTGCAACAAGTGGGGGAGGACGCCACTGCACCTGGCGGCCAGGGAGGGCCACAGGCGTGCTCTCAGGCTCCTGATCAGGGCCGGGGCAGCCGTCAATGCGGTCGACTCGTGGCAGCGCTGTCCTCTCCACCTGGCAGCCATGAACGGCCATGACAAGTGTGTCAGGCGCCTGCTGAAGGCAGGGGCCGACGCCGAGGTCGCTGACAACTGGGGAAGGACGGCTCTGCACATGGCGGCGAAGGACGGTCGTGAACCCACCGTGTGGTGGCTCCTGCACTGCGGGGCAGACTCCGGTGCTGCAGACAACTGGGGGAGGACAGCGTTGCACCTGGCAGCCAAGCAGGGCCACGAGCAGACAGTCAGGTGCCTCCTCTACATGCGTGCCTACCATAGCCCTTGCGACAGCTGGCTGAGGACTCCACTCCACCTGGCAGCCAAGAATGGCCACGTGGAGTGTGGGAAATGCCTGCTGTCGGCGAGGGCTGACCTCGGCGCCGTCGACAGCTGGCTGCGAACTCCTCTCCACCTGGCAGCGAAGAAAGGCTCTGGGCAGAGCATCCCCTGGCTGGTCCGATCAGGGGCTAATGTTAATGCGAGGGATAGTTGGCAGAGGACGCCTCTGCATCTGGCAGTAATATTTGGGAAAGATATGACTGTCTTGAACCTCTTGTGCATGGGAGCTGATGCTACATTGTGGGATAGGTGGCAGAGTACACCTTTGGACTTGGCAACTGCCAATCGTGATGAAGTCCTCATTAGGATGTTGATGTATGCACAAGGATACGCTGGAATCTACGCTATGGACCACAATTAA